The Porites lutea chromosome 4, jaPorLute2.1, whole genome shotgun sequence genome contains a region encoding:
- the LOC140933802 gene encoding uncharacterized protein isoform X1 produces the protein MAAMEKEFFWGCELSKEKREYSWDSEDEELSKADIEQKLVVSQACLGAKAKSSEKNIVEVTTTDSSDSSVTHTILNLQSGRLDQCRLSLGFPSSVVFKLVEGSGPVHLTGSVYQELFIDQGEGEGDSEDDEEAPNLANSEANLTSKKRPLPSETPTGPPKKLARVEDEEDESGEEEEEEDEDESSEEPVKMEVDKKDKQKKTAETTPKASTNKTEEKDAKAKKTKKDSVEEDESEEESEEEDEDEDEEEEEEEEDDESGEDESEEDDDEDEEDESEEEDEIADSLVAKKKGGKPEQKKPMTNGVSKPGKKTAEEKEKPPKTAAKQQSTTKPGGKDAKKPAPKTPETLSMDQIKEKLKKTPSLPKKVDKFKNYMRSSFKMTDEGTVTKLWDWLQENRK, from the exons atggcggccatggAGAAGGAGTTTTTCTGGG GGTGTGAGCTAAGTAAAGAGAAGAGAGAGTATAGCTGGGATTCTGAAGATGAGGAATTGAGCAAAGCTGATATTGAACAGAAATTAGTAGTGTCACAG GCTTGTCTTGGTGCTAAAGCTAAATCTAGTGAGAAAAACATTGTGGAAGTAACAACAACAGACAGCAGTGACAGCTCCGTGACCCACACAATTCTCAATTTACAATCTGGAAGACTAGACCAG TGTCGACTTAGTTTAGGATTCCCTtcatctgttgtttttaaactcgTAGAAg GTTCTGGTCCTGTTCATCTCACTGGTTCTGTTTACCAAG AATTGTTCATCGATCAAGGTGAAGGTGAAGGGGACAGCGAAGATG ATGAGGAAGCCCCCAATCTTGCAAATTCAGAGGCAAATTTAACTTCAAAG aAACGACCACTTCCTTCCGAGACTCCTACAGGACCTCCTAAGAAACTTGCTCGAGTTGAAGATG AAGAAGATGAAAGTGGTgaggaagaggaggaagaggaTGAGGATGAATCTAGTGAGGAGCCTGTGAAAATGGAAGTAGACAAGAaggataaacagaaaaaaactgcaGAGACAACTCCAAAAGCATCT ACTaataaaacagaagaaaaagacgctaaagcaaagaagacaaagaaggACAGTGTAGAGGAAGACGAAAGCGAGGAGGAAAGTGAGGAggaggatgaagatgaagacgaggaggaggaggaggaggaggaggatgacGAGTCTGGTGAAGATGAAAGCGaagaggatgatgatgaagacgaGGAAGATGAAAGTGAGGAAGAAGATGAAATTGCAGACAGTTTGGTGGCAAAGAAGAAG GGAGGAAAACCAGAGCAGAAAAAACCAATGACCAAT GGAGTCTCCAAACCAGGCAAGAAAACAGCAGAGGAGAAGGAGAAACCACCAAAGACAGCAGCCAAGCAG cAAAGTACGACAAAACCTGGAGGGAAAGATGCTAAAAAACCTGCTCCAAAAACCCCTGAAACA CTGAGCATGGAccaaatcaaagaaaaattaaaaaag ACACCAAGTCTTCCAAAGAAAGTAGATAAGTTTAAGAACTACATGAGAAGTTCTTTTAAGATGACAGATGAAGGG ACTGTTACAAAACTCTGGGATTGGCTACAAGAGAACAGAAAGTGA
- the LOC140933802 gene encoding uncharacterized protein isoform X4 codes for MAAMEKEFFWGCELSKEKREYSWDSEDEELSKADIEQKLVVSQACLGAKAKSSEKNIVEVTTTDSSDSSVTHTILNLQSGRLDQCRLSLGFPSSVVFKLVEGSGPVHLTGSVYQELFIDQGEGEGDSEDDEEAPNLANSEANLTSKKRPLPSETPTGPPKKLARVEDEEDESGEEEEEEDEDESSEEPVKMEVDKKDKQKKTAETTPKASTNKTEEKDAKAKKTKKDSVEEDESEEESEEEDEDEDEEEEEEEEDDESGEDESEEDDDEDEEDESEEEDEIADSLVAKKKGGKPEQKKPMTNGVSKPGKKTAEEKEKPPKTAAKQLSMDQIKEKLKKTPSLPKKVDKFKNYMRSSFKMTDEGTVTKLWDWLQENRK; via the exons atggcggccatggAGAAGGAGTTTTTCTGGG GGTGTGAGCTAAGTAAAGAGAAGAGAGAGTATAGCTGGGATTCTGAAGATGAGGAATTGAGCAAAGCTGATATTGAACAGAAATTAGTAGTGTCACAG GCTTGTCTTGGTGCTAAAGCTAAATCTAGTGAGAAAAACATTGTGGAAGTAACAACAACAGACAGCAGTGACAGCTCCGTGACCCACACAATTCTCAATTTACAATCTGGAAGACTAGACCAG TGTCGACTTAGTTTAGGATTCCCTtcatctgttgtttttaaactcgTAGAAg GTTCTGGTCCTGTTCATCTCACTGGTTCTGTTTACCAAG AATTGTTCATCGATCAAGGTGAAGGTGAAGGGGACAGCGAAGATG ATGAGGAAGCCCCCAATCTTGCAAATTCAGAGGCAAATTTAACTTCAAAG aAACGACCACTTCCTTCCGAGACTCCTACAGGACCTCCTAAGAAACTTGCTCGAGTTGAAGATG AAGAAGATGAAAGTGGTgaggaagaggaggaagaggaTGAGGATGAATCTAGTGAGGAGCCTGTGAAAATGGAAGTAGACAAGAaggataaacagaaaaaaactgcaGAGACAACTCCAAAAGCATCT ACTaataaaacagaagaaaaagacgctaaagcaaagaagacaaagaaggACAGTGTAGAGGAAGACGAAAGCGAGGAGGAAAGTGAGGAggaggatgaagatgaagacgaggaggaggaggaggaggaggaggatgacGAGTCTGGTGAAGATGAAAGCGaagaggatgatgatgaagacgaGGAAGATGAAAGTGAGGAAGAAGATGAAATTGCAGACAGTTTGGTGGCAAAGAAGAAG GGAGGAAAACCAGAGCAGAAAAAACCAATGACCAAT GGAGTCTCCAAACCAGGCAAGAAAACAGCAGAGGAGAAGGAGAAACCACCAAAGACAGCAGCCAAGCAG CTGAGCATGGAccaaatcaaagaaaaattaaaaaag ACACCAAGTCTTCCAAAGAAAGTAGATAAGTTTAAGAACTACATGAGAAGTTCTTTTAAGATGACAGATGAAGGG ACTGTTACAAAACTCTGGGATTGGCTACAAGAGAACAGAAAGTGA
- the LOC140934757 gene encoding neurotensin receptor type 1-like, translated as MEGSNLFNLSNNVQSTQPTESTAETFGKIYTKLPRSVNLKIGLVALLVILGLVGLLGNSLIHYFVLKKKSFPLLQLTPFVKNFNLYIRSLTLSNILSSLVSLPLLSLQLFDIFHNDWPCRIVRYIGMLFPTIALNNLIFISIEKFSSTRDVPKSFSVATVRKLVYGAWIIGCLSVLAPAAVMSGVRSNINATHYTVVCKIDKNNLTYRVIGQGFGLIQFLIPSIVLLCINLIIARRVWKRQSRRINIQRDNAIRVEMRSSQIRGTNLLIFFTFVSIVPYSFFTCFSVYVNFAKHSLSKLEADFILRYLGGALFFSSSAINFIMYLVQMKSFRVFLKTTFCGKGTDTNNKNQSLENGACVYTRHEGGQVSVRIMAE; from the coding sequence ATGGAAGGTTCAAACTTGTTCAATCTTTCAAACAACGTGCAGTCTACTCAACCTACCGAAAGCACTGCAGAGACGTTTGGTAAAATTTACACAAAATTACCAAGAagtgttaatttaaaaattggtcTAGTTGCTCTGTTGGTGATTCTTGGTCTCGTAGGACTACTGGGAAATAGTCTTATTCATTACttcgttttaaagaaaaagtcaTTTCCATTGCTACAGTTAACTccttttgttaaaaactttAATCTTTACATCAGGAGTTTAACACTTTCAAATATACTTTCTAGTTTAGTTTCACTTCCGTTGTTATCTTTGCAATTGTTTGATATATTTCATAATGACTGGCCTTGTAGAATAGTTCGATATATTGGCATGTTGTTTCCCACCATAGCACtgaataatttaattttcataAGTATAGAAAAATTCTCGTCAACCCGCGATGTTCCCAAATCGTTCAGTGTTGCCACTGTTCGTAAATTAGTTTATGGTGCATGGATCATAGGTTGTCTTTCTGTATTGGCTCCTGCAGCAGTAATGAGCGGTGTAAGATCCAATATTAATGCTACACATTACACAGTGGTCTGTAAAATCGATAAAAACAATCTTACTTACAGAGTAATTGGACAGGGCTTTGGATTGATACAGTTCTTGATACCAAGcattgttttgctttgtatcAACCTCATCATAGCCAGAAGAGTATGGAAAAGGCAAAGTAGAAGAATTAACATACAACGAGACAACGCCATTAGGGTGGAAATGAGATCGTCTCAAATCAGAGGAACAAATcttctcattttctttacttttgtttCCATTGTTCCTTATtcattttttacttgtttctcaGTCTACGTGAACTTTGCTAAACATTCACTGAGTAAACTTGAGGCAGATTTTATATTACGCTATCTTGGAGGAGCGCTGTTCTTTTCGAGCAGCGCGATAAATTTTATCATGTACCTGGTTCAAATGAAAAGTTTTCGGGTATTCTTAAAGACCACTTTCTGTGGTAAGGGCACTGATACTAACAATAAAAACCAATCCTTAGAAAACGGAGCTTGCGTGTATACAAGGCACGAAGGAGGCCAAGTCTCAGTGAGGATTATGGCCGAATGA
- the LOC140933802 gene encoding uncharacterized protein isoform X2: protein MAAMEKEFFWGCELSKEKREYSWDSEDEELSKADIEQKLVVSQACLGAKAKSSEKNIVEVTTTDSSDSSVTHTILNLQSGRLDQCRLSLGFPSSVVFKLVEGSGPVHLTGSVYQELFIDQGEGEGDSEDDEEAPNLANSEANLTSKKRPLPSETPTGPPKKLARVEDEDESGEEEEEEDEDESSEEPVKMEVDKKDKQKKTAETTPKASTNKTEEKDAKAKKTKKDSVEEDESEEESEEEDEDEDEEEEEEEEDDESGEDESEEDDDEDEEDESEEEDEIADSLVAKKKGGKPEQKKPMTNGVSKPGKKTAEEKEKPPKTAAKQQSTTKPGGKDAKKPAPKTPETLSMDQIKEKLKKTPSLPKKVDKFKNYMRSSFKMTDEGTVTKLWDWLQENRK from the exons atggcggccatggAGAAGGAGTTTTTCTGGG GGTGTGAGCTAAGTAAAGAGAAGAGAGAGTATAGCTGGGATTCTGAAGATGAGGAATTGAGCAAAGCTGATATTGAACAGAAATTAGTAGTGTCACAG GCTTGTCTTGGTGCTAAAGCTAAATCTAGTGAGAAAAACATTGTGGAAGTAACAACAACAGACAGCAGTGACAGCTCCGTGACCCACACAATTCTCAATTTACAATCTGGAAGACTAGACCAG TGTCGACTTAGTTTAGGATTCCCTtcatctgttgtttttaaactcgTAGAAg GTTCTGGTCCTGTTCATCTCACTGGTTCTGTTTACCAAG AATTGTTCATCGATCAAGGTGAAGGTGAAGGGGACAGCGAAGATG ATGAGGAAGCCCCCAATCTTGCAAATTCAGAGGCAAATTTAACTTCAAAG aAACGACCACTTCCTTCCGAGACTCCTACAGGACCTCCTAAGAAACTTGCTCGAGTTGAAGATG AAGATGAAAGTGGTgaggaagaggaggaagaggaTGAGGATGAATCTAGTGAGGAGCCTGTGAAAATGGAAGTAGACAAGAaggataaacagaaaaaaactgcaGAGACAACTCCAAAAGCATCT ACTaataaaacagaagaaaaagacgctaaagcaaagaagacaaagaaggACAGTGTAGAGGAAGACGAAAGCGAGGAGGAAAGTGAGGAggaggatgaagatgaagacgaggaggaggaggaggaggaggaggatgacGAGTCTGGTGAAGATGAAAGCGaagaggatgatgatgaagacgaGGAAGATGAAAGTGAGGAAGAAGATGAAATTGCAGACAGTTTGGTGGCAAAGAAGAAG GGAGGAAAACCAGAGCAGAAAAAACCAATGACCAAT GGAGTCTCCAAACCAGGCAAGAAAACAGCAGAGGAGAAGGAGAAACCACCAAAGACAGCAGCCAAGCAG cAAAGTACGACAAAACCTGGAGGGAAAGATGCTAAAAAACCTGCTCCAAAAACCCCTGAAACA CTGAGCATGGAccaaatcaaagaaaaattaaaaaag ACACCAAGTCTTCCAAAGAAAGTAGATAAGTTTAAGAACTACATGAGAAGTTCTTTTAAGATGACAGATGAAGGG ACTGTTACAAAACTCTGGGATTGGCTACAAGAGAACAGAAAGTGA
- the LOC140933119 gene encoding uncharacterized protein → MSSKNAITIGSLIEKDLKEAYFLPQKPSSYGKGYRFLNDKKYRVFDYPPYSLSFRRIMSPFRQLPAVGNEIPVIMECTPESYLQQHWKQWLPAFPPVVIKPLDEGLQDDVPVVTTGAFQGIPKHKHSVDPDIIYEVQLKSSILDIKAPMPRHMDEDVVSYPCMVKVDMSAGGMGNRLVKNEGELSAILRQVRDVCGWKGKAVFQEIIPGIKEVPSCNFHLHKSGEIFWIGADIAGFNGYSFTSGTVDWDKQEEYEHLLYEEFTIPIKEYLQERGYFGLVNFEVLITDHGNYLVDVNPRIGGDTTHVLLARYLALDFGLKHSKIFFFNKHSTTAKKLVEKANGINQNGNGIVIVLSAADVDKGCESFLSVFAKTPEMVQSLFHRVMND, encoded by the coding sequence ATGTCTTCCAAGAACGCTATCACCATTGGGAGTCTCATTGAAAAAGACCTGAAGGAAGCCTATTTTCTTCCACAGAAACCGTCTTCGTATGGCAAAGGATACAGATTCCTCAACGATAAGAAATACCGCGTATTTGACTACCCACCGTATTCATTGAGTTTTCGTCGGATTATGTCACCATTCCGTCAACTTCCCGCAGTCGGGAATGAAATTCCAGTTATCATGGAGTGCACACCAGAATCGTACTTGCAACAGCACTGGAAACAATGGCTTCCTGCTTTTCCTCCGGTAGTTATCAAGCCACTGGACGAAGGACTGCAAGATGATGTTCCAGTCGTGACTACAGGGGCATTCCAAGGCATCCCGAAACACAAGCACAGCGTAGATCCAGATATCATATATGAGGTACAACTCAAGAGCTCGATACTTGACATCAAAGCGCCAATGCCGAGGCACATGGACGAAGATGTCGTTTCTTATCCTTGCATGGTTAAAGTCGACATGAGCGCAGGTGGCATGGGAAACAGACTTGTTAAGAACGAGGGCGAGTTGTCTGCCATTTTGCGACAAGTCAGAGATGTGTGCGGTTGGAAAGGAAAGGCTGTGTTCCAAGAAATCATCCCTGGGATTAAAGAAGTGCCCAGCTGTAATTTTCACCTGCACAAATCAGGGGAAATCTTCTGGATCGGCGCAGACATCGCAGGATTTAATGGATACTCCTTTACCTCTGGAACAGTTGACTGGGACAAGCAAGAAGAGTATGAACATCTTTTATACGAAGAGTTCACTATACCAATTAAAGAATATCTTCAAGAGCGAGGCTACTTCGGTTTGGTCAATTTCGAGGTTCTAATCACAGATCACGGAAATTACCTGGTGGATGTAAACCCGAGAATTGGTGGCGATACCACGCATGTACTACTGGCTCGCTACTTGGCTTTAGATTTTGGCTTGAAgcattcgaaaatatttttcttcaaCAAGCACAGCACCACAGCTAAGAAGTTAGTCGAGAAGGCAAATGGCATCAACCAAAATGGAAATGGGATAGTAATTGTACTATCTGCCGCTGATGTGGACAAGGGATGCGAGTCTTTCTTGTCCGTTTTTGCTAAGACACCAGAAATGGTGCAAAGTCTCTTTCACAGAGTGATGAACGACTGA
- the LOC140933802 gene encoding uncharacterized protein isoform X3, which translates to MAAMEKEFFWGCELSKEKREYSWDSEDEELSKADIEQKLVVSQACLGAKAKSSEKNIVEVTTTDSSDSSVTHTILNLQSGRLDQCRLSLGFPSSVVFKLVEELFIDQGEGEGDSEDDEEAPNLANSEANLTSKKRPLPSETPTGPPKKLARVEDEEDESGEEEEEEDEDESSEEPVKMEVDKKDKQKKTAETTPKASTNKTEEKDAKAKKTKKDSVEEDESEEESEEEDEDEDEEEEEEEEDDESGEDESEEDDDEDEEDESEEEDEIADSLVAKKKGGKPEQKKPMTNGVSKPGKKTAEEKEKPPKTAAKQQSTTKPGGKDAKKPAPKTPETLSMDQIKEKLKKTPSLPKKVDKFKNYMRSSFKMTDEGTVTKLWDWLQENRK; encoded by the exons atggcggccatggAGAAGGAGTTTTTCTGGG GGTGTGAGCTAAGTAAAGAGAAGAGAGAGTATAGCTGGGATTCTGAAGATGAGGAATTGAGCAAAGCTGATATTGAACAGAAATTAGTAGTGTCACAG GCTTGTCTTGGTGCTAAAGCTAAATCTAGTGAGAAAAACATTGTGGAAGTAACAACAACAGACAGCAGTGACAGCTCCGTGACCCACACAATTCTCAATTTACAATCTGGAAGACTAGACCAG TGTCGACTTAGTTTAGGATTCCCTtcatctgttgtttttaaactcgTAGAAg AATTGTTCATCGATCAAGGTGAAGGTGAAGGGGACAGCGAAGATG ATGAGGAAGCCCCCAATCTTGCAAATTCAGAGGCAAATTTAACTTCAAAG aAACGACCACTTCCTTCCGAGACTCCTACAGGACCTCCTAAGAAACTTGCTCGAGTTGAAGATG AAGAAGATGAAAGTGGTgaggaagaggaggaagaggaTGAGGATGAATCTAGTGAGGAGCCTGTGAAAATGGAAGTAGACAAGAaggataaacagaaaaaaactgcaGAGACAACTCCAAAAGCATCT ACTaataaaacagaagaaaaagacgctaaagcaaagaagacaaagaaggACAGTGTAGAGGAAGACGAAAGCGAGGAGGAAAGTGAGGAggaggatgaagatgaagacgaggaggaggaggaggaggaggaggatgacGAGTCTGGTGAAGATGAAAGCGaagaggatgatgatgaagacgaGGAAGATGAAAGTGAGGAAGAAGATGAAATTGCAGACAGTTTGGTGGCAAAGAAGAAG GGAGGAAAACCAGAGCAGAAAAAACCAATGACCAAT GGAGTCTCCAAACCAGGCAAGAAAACAGCAGAGGAGAAGGAGAAACCACCAAAGACAGCAGCCAAGCAG cAAAGTACGACAAAACCTGGAGGGAAAGATGCTAAAAAACCTGCTCCAAAAACCCCTGAAACA CTGAGCATGGAccaaatcaaagaaaaattaaaaaag ACACCAAGTCTTCCAAAGAAAGTAGATAAGTTTAAGAACTACATGAGAAGTTCTTTTAAGATGACAGATGAAGGG ACTGTTACAAAACTCTGGGATTGGCTACAAGAGAACAGAAAGTGA